TGGAGCAAGCACAGAAGTGAGGTGGGCTGAAAAGTGGTGCTTAAAAAAACCTGCACTGCAAGAGCAAATACAGAAACCTTTTTATCCAGTTTGTAGTGAGTATATGTGCGTTCAGACACAAAAGCATATAAGACATTCCTTCATAATGCCATTATATCCCAGGTGTCACAGGATGCAACGTACCTGGATCAGTGACTTGACACTAGGCTGGAAGACCATGTTGGTGTTGAGCAGGAAGGAGCGCAGGAGGGGCTGAGGATAGCAGGCCAGCTGGGCTACGATGCCCGTGAGCAGAATGTTGACGTACAGTGAGTTTTGGAGCATGTTCTCCAGCTTGGAAAACAGAACCAGCATAAATGGCcctgcagagagaaaagagtAATGGAtcactggagaaaaaaagacgtGGCACACAACCAGCACTGAGCTGCATGTGAATGAAGTCGGTATGAAATCAGTAGTGTCCCTGGCAGCATTTTAAACAGCCAAGGTGGCAAAGCGGCCATCTAACTGTGAGTAACAGGCAGCAGAGAGATTTACTGGGTAGAAGTGATTAAATGGTACAATATATCTTACCCCCCATTTTTGCAGGTGCTCTCTctgggagtaaaaaaaaaaaacaatctatcCCCAATGAACTGTGGTACTGTGGACTTTTGATGACTTTAAAGTCAGTACCCCTCACTATTTCAGttattaaacataataaaaggGCATCATTTATAAAGAGCATTTAACAATAAAAttagtttattttacagttggGAAAAGTAACTTTGTTTTTCAGCATCTACATCAGGTTTGTATCTGTTACACACAAAACTGTAGATAAAGGAAGCCTTGCGTTAGTTAGTTATATGCCTCAGCTGTAATCAGCTGACAGGCAGCTTACTGCAATCTATGAGTCACGGTCCAATCACAGTCCCTCTCACCAATGTGGTCTGTTAAAATAACTCATTTCTTGCTACaccaatgctgcctcacactgGTCTAGCTGGATCTAAAAATATTGTGATGAAGAAAGGTCATACCTTGTGTAATCTGTATATACAATTGTAGTGCTTATGTAGAACAAACAGAGGCTGATAAAGAGTTGAAAAAAttgagagatttaaaaaaataaaaataaaaattacaattacaaataGCCTAATACCATAAATACCccttatttggaaaaaaaaacataattaacatCATTAATTACCAAACATGTGAGTCTCACCTGTGTATGGCTGAGGGGCCGGCTGATTGAGTGGTCTGGAAGGACTACAAATGCCCAATACCGACCCCTCTGCTTTTGTGTCACCTAACGGCTTCACCTCCAGGACCGAGGACAACTGctgttcctcctccttctgctcaATGTTCTGGGATTCTATGGCCGTGTCCTCCTTCTGAAAGATCGCTGTTCTGCTGCGCTCCTTCACTCGATCCTCCAGCTCCCTCAGTTCCTGTGTGAAGGCCTCGATGCTGATGCCCTGACCATTGGAGTCTCCAGGTGGCGGAGGGTCTCCTGGTGcctgctccagcagctcctcaaTGAGACTCTCTACAGACTGTTGCATCTGGTTGGTTTCTGGAAGATCTGTGGATGCACTGTGTGAGTTTGAGGTGTCGCTGGTCAGCAGTCTGGTGTCAGATGTTGGCAGGGAAATGGAGCTCTGTGAGGAAATCTGGTTAGGACAAAGAGGTTTTGCATCACTTATGTCACTGTTGTTAAAAATGGACTGTGGGACACTAGTGCAGCTTTGGGGGGGGTGTGAGATGAGGGAACCATTTTGATTAGCATTTTCATCCAAATACTGCCTCTCTCCCAAgtctctcttcactttcttgACCTCCAAGCCTCTGTCTCGACTGTCTGAGCATCCATCAACCTGCCGAATTGTTCCGTTATACATGGCCTGATAGCTGACAGTGATGGCTGACGAGGGAGTGTGAGGGGCTGGGGGCGAGGCAGCGTGGGAGGTTGATAGAGGGGTGGCTGAAGACGAGGAGGATGGGACGAGAGGAGGTACAGGCTTCGGCAGAAGCTCCTCTCTCTGCAGGCTGCGTTTCTTTGAGCGTGGTGTAAGGGTGATGCAGCTGTTTTTGCCAATTGTAATATCCCACTCGCCGCTGTCCCGCTCTGAGCTGCTCCACTCAGACCGCGCAGCTGCCACAAtggctgccctctgctggccaGGAGGGGTATTAGTGCTTCCTCCCTGCTGAAAAGAAAAGTGCTCAGGGAATATAGTCATGGAGGGGTTTGAGACAACAGGGGGTGGGGGCGGAGGAGCTGTGTTGGGGGAGGGGTTTTCTCCATCATAGGGTGCCGACCAGTCACGACAGGCCCAAGAGCAGAGCTCAATGTCCCGTCGGGCATCTTTGAGGTACTCCAGGTAACCCGAGTCCCAGTCCAGACACTCTGTGTGTGGGTGCTGCTGGTGCATCGGGCTGTCAGGGGATAAGGGGTGGGGGCTGGAAGTACCCGTCTGCAGAGGTTCCATGCTGCTGGGGGTAGAGGGACCCCCTCCTCCTGACCCTCCACTACTGCTCTGTTGGCGGATGAAGAAGGCTAAGCGGGATGGAGTGCTGGGTCTTGGCGGGACCGATGTCTCTGTGCTTGGACTGTTCAGCACTGTTTGATAAAAGGATTCAGAcaccaaaaacacactttatcaCTCTGCTGCTATTAGCAAGGCAACAACAATTTACTTGTTTTACATACACATGAAAGAGTAAGCTTTTAGTTGGTCTTTTTTTGCTATTACAAGAAATTAATAGCTCAAATTTTATATTTCTACAAAGTAGCTGCAAGATTAGATTTGATCATTAATTCATTGAAACATTCACTGTTTTACACTGAATAGGCTACATGTAGACAATGGGTACCCTCCAAAGCTGGTAGAAGTGACATCATGCTGTATCACAAAACATTTTAAGCCTAAACTCAAAAACAACTGGTATATTTCTACTAACAAAGTCTTTAAGATTTCAATACCTAGCTTCTTTACACATATTCAAGAACACGGGTGACACCTGAAAAGCTTTGAAGGCGTGTTTTCCATTTCAAATGGTCcacaaaaatacatgaaaaaaatacagtacattttcagGTGTTTGTTGCTCACCCTTGCCCCAGAATGGATTGTCTTCATCCCGCTCAGTAGAGGACGCTGCATTCAACCGACAGCACTCTGGGATGAGTGATAGGAACTTGTCTGCCGACTTTCCATAAATGTCAGTCTCCTTGATAGCACGACGTTGACTCAACATTACATGGGTACAGGGCAGTAGATACCTGACAGTACAGACACAATGTTCAATCACTTTTGATACCCGGTCTACTTTGATAACAGAAT
This genomic interval from Solea solea chromosome 2, fSolSol10.1, whole genome shotgun sequence contains the following:
- the fhip1b gene encoding FHF complex subunit HOOK-interacting protein 1B, with protein sequence MSWLSRLNPRGPGTRSGRSAAPSSPCTADPETCLMVFQNHWRQVSWVLEQHEPSSSSDDLTAVRNHTDQMLCLLAEERPAECSEGGDSVPPMGPILELVVTENILECLVQWHLRRGLDPDSQGALLKLFEMLIGQSQQPLLQHTAVLHPLLRLMGACADPDLGCPPVLENSLVLLLNQVCVTMARQPVVLEMLFRAAPAQQGSTNLLIFSLLVPFIHRDGAIGQQARDALLLVMAASASHEAVARYIAENSYFCPVLATGLSALYSSLPRKIEVRGDDWHALRREDWIGVSSLVLFMNSLEFCNAVVQVAHPLVRSQLLDYLHNGFLVPVMGPALHKSSVDEMIASTAYLELFLRSVTETSLLKTFLRFILLHCHDNDTILDTLLTRISSNSRLCMVSLSLFRTLLSLHCEDIMLQLVLRYLLPCTHVMLSQRRAIKETDIYGKSADKFLSLIPECCRLNAASSTERDEDNPFWGKVLNSPSTETSVPPRPSTPSRLAFFIRQQSSSGGSGGGGPSTPSSMEPLQTGTSSPHPLSPDSPMHQQHPHTECLDWDSGYLEYLKDARRDIELCSWACRDWSAPYDGENPSPNTAPPPPPPVVSNPSMTIFPEHFSFQQGGSTNTPPGQQRAAIVAAARSEWSSSERDSGEWDITIGKNSCITLTPRSKKRSLQREELLPKPVPPLVPSSSSSATPLSTSHAASPPAPHTPSSAITVSYQAMYNGTIRQVDGCSDSRDRGLEVKKVKRDLGERQYLDENANQNGSLISHPPQSCTSVPQSIFNNSDISDAKPLCPNQISSQSSISLPTSDTRLLTSDTSNSHSASTDLPETNQMQQSVESLIEELLEQAPGDPPPPGDSNGQGISIEAFTQELRELEDRVKERSRTAIFQKEDTAIESQNIEQKEEEQQLSSVLEVKPLGDTKAEGSVLGICSPSRPLNQPAPQPYTGPFMLVLFSKLENMLQNSLYVNILLTGIVAQLACYPQPLLRSFLLNTNMVFQPSVKSLIQVLGSVKNRIEAFAASHEDFPAMLKKAQQYLVARGKVDWTDSPAAIPTLRRSDSLVKSRKPSLGDLILRHTNSPTRARHAAQLALAHVRDGSQSLHSALFRGSGGGGPSGLEKQAEALRVKNAVYCAVIFCEFLKELAALAQEHAVTLPFPHSQEAEE